From the genome of Halomonas sp. I5-271120, one region includes:
- a CDS encoding bifunctional diguanylate cyclase/phosphodiesterase: MLPAIHHLKRCVSLALLLLMGTWIVYATGGTAYAYPYLMLAPVLIGAFWYALVGGLCVAFAAGILMAFMPQDAALSIEQSTSNYLVRIAQYLLLGGVSGWLFLLRRRSASRHRTMARTDPLSGLANQVALNEDLGRHLDLPATRGATTGLMLVRITDITDVIDAMGLDAADELVLSLSERLKGAVCGKPFAYRINHDELALILHDIDLHDIERIATRLLDVGEESYLIQQVPVRMQLAIGSSLRQGDTVKQEDLVREARIALFTAIQEGSDHKHFSPGFERHSLDSLQLIARVRCALQEKEFSLHYQPKICLVNGHVCGSEGLIRWPQADGSLVPPGQFMPKVENTSLINPVTHFMAREAASFACRHAGWGAISINLSVHNLYDDELIDLLIELVEQVDLTAEWLEVEITETALIGDLAAARRAIQRIRDAGIGVSIDDFGTGFASFEYLQHLPITGLKIDRTFVAQLEVNARARKLMACMIEMGHALDLTVTAEGVETQGQADILRELGCDQAQGFFYTGALPASDYLAWCQAHANTLP; this comes from the coding sequence TGGATTGTCTATGCCACGGGAGGCACGGCCTACGCTTATCCTTATCTGATGCTGGCGCCCGTGCTGATCGGCGCCTTCTGGTATGCGCTGGTCGGCGGGCTTTGCGTGGCGTTCGCCGCCGGCATCCTGATGGCGTTCATGCCTCAGGATGCCGCGCTCAGTATCGAGCAGAGCACATCCAATTATCTGGTTCGAATAGCCCAGTACCTGTTGTTGGGTGGGGTGTCGGGGTGGCTGTTCCTGCTGCGTCGTCGGTCGGCCAGCCGTCATAGAACCATGGCGCGCACCGACCCTTTGTCGGGCCTCGCTAATCAGGTCGCGCTCAATGAAGATCTGGGCCGGCATCTTGACTTGCCCGCCACGCGAGGGGCGACGACCGGGCTGATGCTGGTGCGGATCACCGACATCACGGACGTCATCGATGCCATGGGCCTGGACGCCGCCGATGAACTGGTGCTCTCGCTGAGCGAGCGTTTGAAAGGTGCCGTATGTGGAAAGCCGTTCGCCTATCGGATCAATCACGATGAGTTGGCACTGATCCTTCACGATATCGATCTGCATGATATCGAACGGATCGCTACACGACTGCTGGATGTCGGTGAAGAAAGCTATCTGATTCAGCAGGTACCTGTGCGCATGCAGCTGGCGATCGGCAGCAGCCTTCGACAAGGCGACACCGTCAAACAGGAAGACCTTGTCCGTGAGGCCCGTATTGCTCTGTTCACGGCCATCCAGGAAGGCAGCGATCACAAGCATTTTTCCCCCGGATTCGAGCGGCATTCCCTCGATAGCCTGCAACTGATCGCCCGTGTGCGCTGCGCGCTCCAAGAGAAAGAGTTCTCGCTGCACTACCAGCCCAAAATCTGCCTGGTAAACGGTCATGTGTGTGGCAGCGAGGGACTGATCCGCTGGCCACAGGCCGATGGCAGCCTGGTTCCGCCCGGCCAGTTCATGCCCAAGGTGGAAAACACCTCACTGATCAATCCCGTTACCCACTTCATGGCTCGCGAGGCCGCCAGCTTTGCCTGTCGGCATGCGGGCTGGGGTGCCATCAGCATCAATCTGTCCGTGCACAACCTCTATGATGACGAACTGATCGATCTGCTCATCGAACTGGTCGAGCAAGTCGACCTGACCGCCGAGTGGCTGGAGGTGGAAATTACCGAGACTGCACTGATTGGTGACCTGGCGGCGGCACGCCGTGCCATTCAGCGCATTCGTGATGCGGGGATCGGGGTGAGCATTGATGACTTCGGAACGGGGTTTGCCTCTTTTGAGTACCTTCAGCACCTGCCGATCACGGGGCTAAAGATCGACCGTACCTTTGTCGCCCAGCTGGAAGTTAACGCTCGTGCCCGTAAGCTGATGGCCTGCATGATCGAGATGGGGCATGCGCTGGACCTGACGGTCACCGCCGAGGGCGTGGAGACGCAAGGGCAGGCGGATATCCTGCGCGAGCTTGGCTGTGATCAGGCGCAGGGGTTTTTCTATACGGGGGCGCTGCCGGCGAGTGACTACCTTGCCTGGTGCCAGGCTCATGCCAACACCTTGCCCTGA
- a CDS encoding LysR family transcriptional regulator → MVDEMETSGSAALGGALEDIRAFCAVVEFGSISAAARELDETKGGVSRRISRLEGRLGAALLARTPRAVTATEEGLLFHAKAREALRLLGDATESARASRSVPEGNLRVTAPIDMGIDLLPALVVAFQERHPQIRIELLITDTPLDLAANRIDLALRASADDLPDMNYRASGIADFCMRLYAAPGYLERHGTPADPSDLQHHALAIRRGLEGPTPLVLTDRRGKRSEINAQPRLRTTDYASLARLLAAGGGIGVLPDLIVQPLVDEHKLVPVLPDHSVATARLYAITLSGLEAPARVRVFREFLREALSG, encoded by the coding sequence ATGGTTGATGAAATGGAAACCTCAGGCAGTGCAGCGCTGGGCGGCGCCCTGGAAGACATCCGCGCGTTCTGTGCGGTGGTGGAATTCGGCTCCATCTCCGCGGCAGCGCGGGAGCTTGATGAAACCAAAGGAGGCGTCAGCCGGCGCATTTCGCGGCTGGAAGGCCGACTCGGTGCGGCGCTACTGGCCCGCACCCCGCGGGCGGTCACCGCCACCGAAGAGGGTCTCTTGTTCCATGCCAAGGCCCGGGAGGCGCTGCGGCTGTTGGGAGATGCCACCGAAAGCGCCCGCGCCTCACGCTCGGTGCCCGAAGGAAATCTGCGCGTCACTGCCCCGATCGACATGGGCATCGACCTGTTGCCTGCCTTGGTAGTGGCCTTCCAGGAGCGCCACCCGCAGATTCGCATCGAACTGTTGATCACCGATACGCCGCTGGACCTGGCCGCCAACCGCATCGACCTGGCGCTGCGGGCCAGCGCCGACGACCTGCCCGACATGAACTATCGTGCCTCGGGTATCGCCGACTTCTGCATGCGGCTCTATGCGGCACCGGGCTATCTGGAAAGGCACGGCACACCGGCAGACCCGAGCGACCTGCAGCATCACGCACTGGCGATCCGTCGCGGACTGGAAGGCCCCACGCCGCTGGTGCTCACCGACCGACGCGGCAAGCGCAGCGAGATCAACGCCCAGCCTCGCCTGCGTACAACCGACTACGCCAGCCTCGCCCGTCTGCTGGCCGCTGGTGGCGGCATTGGCGTGCTGCCCGACCTGATCGTTCAGCCCCTGGTGGATGAGCACAAGCTGGTGCCCGTACTGCCCGACCATAGCGTCGCGACGGCGAGGCTCTATGCCATCACGCTATCAGGGCTCGAAGCCCCGGCGCGGGTCCGCGTGTTTCGCGAGTTTCTGCGCGAGGCGCTCAGCGGCTGA
- a CDS encoding DoxX family protein — protein MNQNINAAASNATPGPAIFQRLSVLSYPLIRVTAGLLLMPHGAQKLFGWFGGYGLEATGQFFADSLGMTPGVLFALMAGLVEFFGGLALVLGLLTRPAALGVMVLMGVALSVHIPNGFFWTNGGLEYPLMWGLVALGIFLRGGDRFSLDARFGLKI, from the coding sequence ATGAACCAGAACATCAACGCCGCCGCTTCCAATGCCACGCCCGGTCCGGCGATCTTCCAGCGCCTGTCGGTGCTGTCCTATCCGCTGATTCGCGTGACCGCGGGCTTGCTGCTGATGCCTCACGGCGCCCAGAAGCTGTTTGGCTGGTTCGGCGGCTATGGTCTGGAAGCCACCGGCCAGTTCTTCGCCGACAGCCTCGGCATGACGCCAGGGGTGCTGTTTGCCCTGATGGCGGGCCTGGTCGAGTTCTTCGGTGGCCTGGCATTGGTGCTTGGCCTGCTCACACGCCCTGCGGCGCTGGGGGTGATGGTGCTGATGGGCGTGGCGCTGAGCGTGCACATCCCCAATGGTTTCTTCTGGACCAACGGTGGCCTCGAGTATCCGCTGATGTGGGGGCTGGTGGCGCTGGGCATCTTTCTGCGCGGCGGTGATCGCTTCTCGCTGGATGCCAGGTTTGGCCTCAAGATCTAA
- a CDS encoding class III extradiol ring-cleavage dioxygenase, producing the protein MTLSASSTSLPAVFLPHGAGPCFFMDWQPAGLWDRMAAWLSGLTEALQVKPRAILVISAHWQAETFTVNAQASPSLYYDYYGFPDHTYRLSWPAAGDPELAAAVRERLTEAGLSSGQEHQRGLDHGVFIPLKLVFPEAEVPVVQLSLKEGLDPAEHLALGRALAPLREQGVLIIGSGMSYHNMARLRRGGAAVDPDSRAFDTWLGETVALPGAARSSRLQDWTSAPGARASHPEEEHLLPLFVVAGAGGDAPGKKVFEDEVMGSVQSAFVFGAP; encoded by the coding sequence ATGACCCTTTCTGCTTCTTCCACTTCCTTGCCAGCAGTGTTTCTGCCCCATGGCGCCGGGCCCTGCTTTTTCATGGACTGGCAGCCGGCCGGGCTCTGGGATCGCATGGCCGCCTGGTTGAGCGGTTTAACCGAGGCGCTGCAGGTGAAGCCACGAGCGATCTTGGTCATCTCCGCGCACTGGCAGGCTGAAACCTTCACCGTCAATGCCCAGGCGTCACCATCGCTTTACTACGACTACTACGGCTTTCCCGATCACACCTATCGGCTGAGCTGGCCGGCGGCTGGGGATCCTGAACTTGCTGCGGCGGTGCGCGAGCGGCTGACCGAGGCAGGCCTTTCCTCTGGCCAAGAGCATCAGCGCGGGCTCGATCATGGCGTCTTCATTCCGCTCAAGCTGGTCTTCCCCGAGGCCGAGGTGCCGGTGGTGCAGCTGTCGCTGAAAGAGGGGCTCGACCCCGCCGAGCATCTGGCCCTGGGGCGCGCCCTGGCCCCGCTTCGCGAGCAGGGTGTGCTGATCATCGGCAGCGGTATGAGTTATCACAATATGGCGCGCTTGAGGCGTGGCGGTGCGGCTGTCGATCCGGACTCCCGCGCCTTTGATACCTGGCTCGGCGAGACCGTAGCGCTCCCCGGCGCGGCCCGCTCGTCACGTTTGCAGGACTGGACGTCAGCACCCGGCGCCCGGGCATCCCACCCGGAAGAGGAGCACCTGCTGCCGCTGTTTGTGGTGGCTGGTGCCGGCGGTGACGCCCCCGGTAAGAAGGTCTTCGAGGACGAGGTGATGGGCAGCGTACAGTCGGCCTTCGTGTTCGGTGCACCCTGA